From Etheostoma spectabile isolate EspeVRDwgs_2016 chromosome 19, UIUC_Espe_1.0, whole genome shotgun sequence, the proteins below share one genomic window:
- the LOC116707404 gene encoding uncharacterized protein LOC116707404, giving the protein MTSPVFALLLTCLILGKMDQTTGLKSSPAVRQETRFVSVETGEELTLQCFYEGDVAARLYWFKQTLGQKPKLIYSFFKYNVNKTFHNEFKNNPRFTLDMENGKHHLTIKDLRLSDSATYYCINFLYTLDFSESIFVSVKGSGLKVPATVHQSASEIIQPGGSVTLNCTVHTGTCDGEHSVYWFKKSEESQPGLIYTHGGRTDQCERNPNTQTHTCVYKLPMKSLNLSHAGTYYCAVASCGHILFGDGTKLEIEDEVDSPFLVYFLSAALAFTTILSVLLAFLLYKVNKRNRCQTAENHATFPSPTTASAEGYQDADNVHYAALSITLPNRPRRQRNKTNDECVYSSVKQ; this is encoded by the exons ATGACATCTCCAGTGTTTGCTCTCTTACTCACATGCTTGATCTTGGGGAAAATGG ATCAGACGACAGGTCTGAAATCCTCCCCAGCTGTTCGTCAAGAGACACGATTTGTATCAGTTGAAACTGGAGAAGAATTGACTTTACAATGTTTCTATGAAGGTGATGTTGCTGCACGGCTTTACTGGTTTAAGCAAACTCTAGGACAGAAACCAAAGCTCATCTattctttctttaaatataatgtaaataagACTTTTCACAATGAATTCAAGAACAATCCACGCTTCACATTGGATatggaaaatggaaaacatCACTTGACTATCAAAGATTTACGCCTTTCAGACTCGGCTACTTACTACTGCATTAATTTTCTATACACATTAGACTTTTCAGAGAGCATTTTTGTAAGTGTAAAAGGTTCAGGTTTGAAGGTCCCAGCTACGGTCCACCAGTCAGCGTCTGAGATCATCCAGCCAGGAGGCTCTGTGACTCTcaactgtacagtacacactgGGACCTGTGATGGAGAACACAGTGTTTACTGGTTCAAGAAGTCAGAAGAATCTCAGCCAGGACTCATTTACACCCATGGAGGCAGGACTGATCAGTGTGAGAGGAatcccaacacacaaacacacacctgtgtcTACAAGCTGCCGATGAAGAGTCTGAATCTTTCTCATGCTGGGACCTACTACTGTGCTGTTGCCTCATGTGGACACATTCTGTTTGGAGACGGGACAAAGCTGGAGATAGAAG atGAGGTGGACTCTCCTTTTTTAGTGTATTTCTTGAGTGCAGCGTTGGCTTTCACCACCATCCTGAGTGTTTTACTGGCTTTCTTACTGTACAAGGTGAACAAAAGAAACCGCTGCCAAACTGCAG AGAACCACGCAACATTTCCATCTCCCACCACAGCGAGTGCAGAG GGTTACCAAGATGCAGACAACGTCCATTATGCTGCTTTAAGTATCACCCTGCCCAACAGACCGAGACGACAGAGGAACAAAACTAACGATGAATGTGTGTACTCTAGTGTCAAGCAGTAG